One window of Branchiostoma lanceolatum isolate klBraLanc5 chromosome 8, klBraLanc5.hap2, whole genome shotgun sequence genomic DNA carries:
- the LOC136440448 gene encoding protein PERCC1-like, protein MAVCLLQPLGYSTQHENMATGSAVKAGSDTKGDHTRRRFSDAPMHDVTESEEDDEEIEDDDIDNVSNYTGEDVESPRSEVLLEPAHDMTKQLLDFAESVNNDIQKYFGRKKNDPDSCDIYEDRFTSGKSGRELYYADLLRIAQNGDSADPGTKNSQQSRKDGSDGVYKKGGTLGPLQDLFEFGLKKHIVENKLIKSSKKLKRLKLDSRLEDIVPMQKRKLPDSFFKEPYARVSDGRVSLVNSSTPDFSDLLATWTEVGGSEVSGEGESSSPEDMSVDTENSPIERLA, encoded by the exons ATGGCCGTGTGCTTGTTACAACCACTTGGTTACTCAACCCAG CATGAGAATATGGCTACCGGTAGTGCGGTGAAGGCGGGGTCGGACACCAAGGGCGACCACACCCGAAGGCGATTCTCGGACGCTCCGATGCACGACGTCACCGAGTCCGAAGAAGACGACGAAGAAATCGAGGACGATGACATCGACAACGTCTCGAACTACACCGGGGAAGACGTCGAGTCTCCTCGGAGCGAGGTGCTCTTGGAGCCCGCCCACGACATGACCAAGCAGCTGCTAGACTTCGCGGAATCGGTCAACAACGACATCCAGAAATATTTCGGCAGGAAAAAGAACGACCCGGATTCGTGCGACATCTACGAGGATCGCTTCACTTCGGGAAAGTCCGGTCGGGAACTTTACTACGCCGACCTGTTGCGAATCGCTCAGAACGGCGACTCGGCAGACCCCGGCACGAAGAACTCACAACAGTCCCGAAAAGACGGCAGCGATGGTGTCTACAAGAAGGGCGGTACGCTCGGCCCCTTGCAAGACCTCTTCGAATTCGGTCTCAAGAAACACATCGTAGAAAACAAACTCATCAAATCAAGCAAGAAGCTGAAACGCCTCAAGCTAGATAGTCGTCTCGAAGACATCGTACCAATGCAGAAGAGAAAGTTGCCGGATTCGTTCTTTAAGGAACCATACGCGAGAGTTTCGGATGGGCGTGTAAGTCTTGTCAACTCCAGCACACCAGACTTTAGTGATCTGTTAGCCACTTGGACCGAGGTTGGTGGAAGTGAGGTAAGCGGGGAGGGGGAGTCTTCGTCCCCGGAAGACATGAGCGTGGACACCGAGAACTCTCCCATAGAACGCCTAGCATAA